The Virgibacillus dokdonensis genome includes a window with the following:
- the ltrA gene encoding group II intron reverse transcriptase/maturase, whose product MSTLRYWDYYNMTEAFTDLHERANNKESFDCLYEIITSRENILLAYRTMKSNKGSRTPGTDGKTIKDIKKLSENELVKTIQTKLENYHPKKVKRKWIEKENGKFRPLDIPCILDRIIQQCFKQVLDPIVETYFYKHSYGFRPLRSTHHAMARIQFLINKSQLHYVVDIDIKGFFDNVNHTLLLKQLWNLGIRDRKVLACIAKMLKAEIDKEGVPSKGVPSKGVPQGGLLSTILSNVVLNDLDHWVSEQWEFFPLTKNYKTREGELYAKKRTNLKEGYLVRYADDFKILCRDGKTARKWYHAVRLYLKERLKLDISPEKSQIVNLRKRESEFLGFTIRADIKGKKRVATQALNTKNGRNSKNKLKCTYEK is encoded by the coding sequence GTGTCCACTTTGAGATATTGGGATTACTACAATATGACAGAAGCCTTTACGGATTTACACGAAAGAGCCAATAATAAAGAATCCTTCGATTGTTTATATGAAATCATCACATCAAGGGAAAATATTTTATTAGCCTATCGAACAATGAAATCCAATAAAGGTTCGAGAACACCTGGTACAGATGGGAAAACCATCAAAGATATTAAAAAGTTATCGGAAAATGAATTAGTGAAAACAATCCAAACAAAACTAGAAAACTATCACCCTAAGAAGGTCAAAAGAAAATGGATTGAAAAGGAAAACGGTAAATTTAGACCACTTGACATTCCATGTATTCTTGACCGCATCATTCAACAATGTTTTAAACAAGTTCTTGATCCAATCGTTGAAACTTATTTTTATAAACATAGCTACGGTTTTAGACCGTTACGGTCTACTCATCATGCTATGGCAAGAATTCAATTCTTAATCAATAAATCGCAACTGCATTATGTTGTTGATATTGATATCAAGGGATTTTTCGACAATGTCAACCATACCCTCCTTCTTAAACAATTATGGAACTTAGGTATCCGTGATAGAAAGGTTTTAGCTTGCATTGCTAAAATGCTAAAAGCTGAAATTGATAAAGAAGGCGTACCATCCAAGGGCGTACCATCCAAGGGCGTACCGCAGGGTGGCTTGTTATCGACAATATTATCAAATGTTGTACTCAATGACTTGGACCACTGGGTTTCCGAACAATGGGAATTCTTCCCTCTCACAAAAAATTATAAAACAAGAGAGGGTGAGCTATACGCTAAGAAGCGTACAAATCTCAAAGAGGGGTACCTCGTCCGCTATGCGGACGATTTTAAAATTCTCTGTCGAGATGGAAAAACGGCTCGAAAGTGGTACCATGCGGTAAGATTGTACTTAAAAGAACGACTAAAACTAGATATTTCACCAGAGAAATCGCAAATCGTAAACTTACGAAAACGAGAATCCGAATTCTTAGGGTTCACGATTAGGGCAGATATTAAAGGGAAGAAAAGAGTTGCCACACAGGCATTAAACACAAAAAACGGGAGAAACTCAAAGAACAAGCTAAAATGCACATACGAAAAATGA
- a CDS encoding DUF2332 domain-containing protein: MVYNEALSKTFLTFAEKECKGSSMLYEYLSIKISKDDELLTICKNAGEGQPIPNLLFGAVHYLLLKGKEHPLKEFYPSVVSNPKAYRYSFEFFKDFCCKYRSEIESILKTRLVQTNEVRRCAYLYPAFCTIYEKAKKPLALIEIGTSAGVQLLWDKYSYSYGQNDIYGNIDSNLNITAEIKGKNTPILHSTPPPVSTRVGLDLNTIDLNDEDEKLWLKSLIWTEHKERLFMFEEAAKYIQEVPVSLFDGDGISLLSKFVDNIPEDSVICIFHTHVANQVPLEMKKQLLQIVEAIGKNRDVFHIYNNIQDRYLHLDYYLDGIESKSTIAETDGHGRWFEWFLKRQMPIQ; the protein is encoded by the coding sequence TTGGTTTATAACGAAGCTTTATCTAAAACTTTTTTGACTTTTGCTGAAAAGGAATGTAAGGGTTCGAGTATGTTATATGAATATTTGTCCATAAAAATTTCTAAGGATGATGAACTTCTTACAATTTGCAAGAACGCAGGCGAGGGGCAACCTATCCCAAACCTTTTATTTGGTGCAGTGCATTATCTTTTACTAAAAGGTAAGGAACACCCATTAAAAGAGTTTTACCCGAGCGTAGTAAGTAATCCAAAGGCATATAGGTACTCGTTTGAATTCTTTAAGGATTTTTGTTGTAAATATCGGAGTGAAATTGAGTCAATTCTCAAAACTAGACTTGTCCAAACGAATGAAGTACGAAGATGTGCATACCTTTATCCTGCTTTTTGTACTATTTACGAGAAAGCGAAGAAACCATTAGCACTTATTGAAATTGGAACAAGTGCAGGGGTACAGCTTCTTTGGGATAAATATTCATATTCATACGGACAAAATGACATTTATGGTAATATTGATTCCAATCTTAATATTACAGCAGAAATAAAAGGGAAAAATACTCCAATTCTCCATTCGACACCACCACCAGTATCGACAAGGGTTGGTCTAGATTTAAATACAATTGATCTCAATGATGAGGATGAGAAATTGTGGCTTAAATCCTTAATATGGACCGAACATAAAGAGAGGTTGTTTATGTTTGAAGAAGCTGCAAAATATATTCAGGAAGTTCCAGTGAGTTTATTTGATGGTGATGGAATAAGTTTATTATCTAAATTTGTTGATAACATTCCAGAGGACAGTGTGATTTGTATTTTCCATACTCACGTTGCTAACCAAGTCCCTTTAGAAATGAAAAAACAACTCTTACAAATTGTTGAAGCTATTGGTAAAAATAGAGACGTATTCCATATTTACAATAACATTCAAGATAGGTATTTACACCTTGATTATTATTTGGATGGTATTGAAAGTAAAAGCACTATAGCTGAAACCGATGGACACGGTAGATGGTTTGAATGGTTTTTGAAACGCCAAATGCCAATTCAGTAA
- a CDS encoding HNH endonuclease, whose product MKNSPTIQNALRYNSFVLGIHNYFNRATHVNPEFSRLAYEIKAFLYNRLRSVGKYGHPINPNSTYKKFYSTGFKTFKIATVYLFPIGNVKTVNAMNFSPTLSLFTEEGRKKIYDKLKPNIKSEISELMKATLPNRTVEYMDNRISRFSMKMGKCEITGWDLTAYEVHCHHYIPKNLGGTDKFNNLRILHKDIHRLVHRKDKEKIASEIQKFGFNHSTIKKLNQYRMECGL is encoded by the coding sequence ATGAAAAACTCTCCTACAATTCAAAATGCCTTACGCTATAACAGTTTTGTTTTAGGTATTCATAATTACTTTAACCGAGCTACACACGTTAATCCAGAATTCTCACGTCTTGCCTACGAGATAAAAGCCTTTCTGTACAACCGCCTTCGTTCTGTTGGGAAATATGGGCATCCAATCAATCCTAATTCGACTTATAAAAAGTTTTACAGCACAGGATTTAAAACGTTTAAGATTGCTACTGTCTATTTGTTTCCTATAGGAAACGTCAAAACAGTAAATGCAATGAACTTTAGTCCAACATTATCTCTTTTTACAGAAGAAGGCAGAAAGAAAATCTACGATAAACTAAAGCCTAATATTAAGTCAGAAATTAGCGAACTAATGAAGGCAACCCTTCCTAATAGAACGGTTGAATACATGGATAATCGCATTAGTCGTTTCAGTATGAAAATGGGAAAATGTGAAATCACAGGTTGGGACTTAACTGCTTATGAAGTTCACTGCCATCATTATATACCCAAAAATCTCGGAGGAACTGATAAGTTCAACAATCTTCGCATTCTTCATAAAGACATACATCGGCTTGTACATCGTAAGGATAAAGAGAAGATTGCATCAGAAATACAAAAATTCGGTTTTAATCACTCAACGATAAAAAAACTAAATCAATACCGAATGGAATGCGGGCTTTAA